A DNA window from Bdellovibrio sp. BCCA contains the following coding sequences:
- a CDS encoding tail fiber domain-containing protein gives MKLILSLFTMILVSQAQAVAPSPGSLFTYEGVLTDSSGTPITTAQTVTFQVIYGSSCIVYEETQTVPPGSQGEFSVVVGSGSRTDTTTNTAARIFASSGSIECSGASPVSVSGFATRSLHIKVGSTDLTPDVVIGNIPFAINSQKLADKGPSDFVQINGTVTQTGIESVLNIFSTPSTNGQILIANGATYQPGNIIAGSGIAVTSGAGSITIAATGSGGGGTVTNVTANAPLTVTNGATTPALNLPKAGAGADGYLSAGDWNLFNLKLGTALSTGNVWVGSPGGVATEVPVSGDATLTSSGALSLTNVGTPGSYYKVTTDAKGRVTAGVNALAVSDIPNLDWSKITSGKPTTLAGYGITDGIENYGGTPGIKSGTDTSKGAAGTAGRLYVATDTQKIYRDNGSTWDLLSSGAASGVTSVGTGTGLTGGTITSTGVISLTNTAVTPGSYGSATQIPTFTVDAQGRLTAASQITLGGVSPGGTAGGDLSGSYPNPSVVKIQGKDVNATAPTAGQVLRYNGTNWSPTVLNLASDITGTLAVSNGGTGATTPTAAQVNLGLGSAAVKNIGSVSGSVPVIGVSGITNNSMCTSDGTGSVICNTAMPVSSQWVTSGANVSYTGGNVGIGTNNPAVPLDVTGTTPVALSVKSSSTLFSGMNIVDSAGTSVYSLRSYSTGSSSPASGSFAIVNGPNPRLVIDPAGNLGLGTNTPGQPLAIWNEFTGTTGGYGANIDLRTYGGASVIYGAGSGGTRAAPNALAPDNTLLILSGDGYDGANWPSQKATIKFKAAGSWGGSSTPTYMTFSTTPIGSTNQAERMRIDSNGNVGIGITSPGYTLHVNGPAAGTSAWQTTSDRRYKKNIEVLPGALAKILRLRGVSFQWRQEDFPSMKFMDGNDIGVIAQEVEAVYPEAVTTGTNGYKTVGYSKLVAPLIESTKELYGMCKANEEQVKMLERKIASLEEADSKKENRIRTLENENEELKKDLKMIKEKLGLQ, from the coding sequence ATGAAGTTAATTCTTTCTTTGTTCACCATGATCTTAGTTTCTCAAGCACAAGCGGTAGCACCGTCACCAGGTTCTCTTTTTACTTATGAAGGTGTGTTGACAGACTCCAGCGGTACGCCGATTACGACGGCACAAACTGTGACCTTCCAAGTGATCTATGGCTCTTCTTGTATTGTGTATGAAGAAACACAAACAGTCCCTCCAGGATCACAAGGCGAGTTCAGTGTAGTTGTCGGATCAGGATCAAGGACAGACACAACAACAAATACGGCTGCTCGTATTTTCGCTTCTTCTGGAAGTATCGAGTGTAGCGGGGCAAGCCCCGTCAGTGTGAGTGGTTTTGCGACAAGATCCTTGCACATCAAAGTGGGCTCGACGGATCTCACGCCGGATGTTGTGATTGGTAATATTCCGTTTGCCATCAACTCTCAAAAGCTAGCGGATAAGGGGCCTTCTGATTTTGTTCAGATAAATGGCACGGTCACGCAAACGGGAATCGAATCTGTTTTAAATATTTTCTCGACGCCTTCAACGAATGGACAAATTCTCATTGCCAACGGAGCCACTTACCAACCTGGTAATATCATCGCGGGTTCCGGTATCGCAGTGACTAGTGGTGCAGGATCTATTACGATCGCTGCGACAGGTAGCGGAGGTGGTGGCACAGTGACGAATGTGACAGCCAACGCTCCTTTGACTGTTACGAACGGAGCTACGACCCCGGCATTGAATCTTCCCAAAGCAGGTGCTGGAGCTGATGGTTATCTCAGTGCAGGCGATTGGAACTTATTTAATTTGAAATTAGGTACGGCTCTGTCTACCGGAAATGTTTGGGTGGGTAGCCCTGGAGGAGTGGCCACTGAAGTGCCTGTCTCTGGTGATGCCACTCTGACATCTTCAGGTGCGCTGTCGCTCACGAATGTGGGAACGCCCGGCAGTTACTATAAAGTGACAACCGATGCAAAAGGTCGGGTGACTGCGGGGGTGAATGCTCTTGCAGTAAGTGACATTCCAAATTTGGATTGGTCAAAAATCACGAGTGGAAAACCTACGACGTTGGCGGGTTACGGAATTACGGATGGAATTGAAAATTACGGTGGCACTCCGGGAATTAAATCTGGAACCGACACGTCAAAAGGTGCGGCGGGCACGGCGGGTCGATTGTATGTTGCAACGGACACGCAAAAAATCTATCGAGATAACGGTTCTACTTGGGATCTTCTAAGTTCCGGCGCAGCCAGTGGTGTAACGAGCGTCGGCACTGGGACGGGATTAACGGGCGGAACAATCACTTCTACTGGAGTTATCTCTCTTACAAATACTGCGGTGACACCAGGAAGCTACGGTTCTGCTACGCAAATTCCTACATTCACTGTGGATGCTCAAGGTCGCTTGACGGCGGCTTCGCAAATAACACTCGGTGGAGTCTCTCCAGGTGGAACAGCCGGTGGAGATCTTTCAGGATCATATCCAAATCCTTCCGTGGTTAAAATTCAAGGCAAGGATGTGAATGCAACCGCGCCGACCGCGGGGCAGGTTTTGCGATATAATGGAACGAACTGGTCTCCCACAGTTTTAAATTTAGCTTCTGACATTACAGGAACATTGGCCGTTTCAAACGGTGGTACAGGAGCGACAACGCCGACGGCCGCTCAAGTAAATTTGGGTTTGGGAAGCGCCGCAGTTAAAAACATAGGTTCAGTTTCGGGCAGTGTGCCTGTGATTGGTGTAAGCGGCATTACGAATAACTCAATGTGTACATCAGACGGAACGGGCTCTGTTATTTGTAACACGGCTATGCCTGTGAGTTCTCAGTGGGTCACGTCGGGTGCTAATGTGTCTTATACCGGTGGCAATGTGGGAATCGGAACAAATAATCCCGCAGTTCCTTTAGATGTGACAGGCACGACGCCTGTTGCGTTAAGCGTGAAAAGTTCCTCAACGCTGTTTTCCGGAATGAATATCGTCGATAGCGCAGGAACATCTGTTTACTCTTTGAGATCTTACAGCACGGGAAGTTCCTCTCCGGCTTCTGGGTCGTTTGCCATCGTGAATGGACCTAATCCAAGACTTGTCATTGATCCGGCTGGTAACTTGGGCCTTGGCACGAACACTCCGGGACAACCCCTTGCGATTTGGAATGAATTTACCGGCACTACAGGCGGTTATGGTGCAAATATCGATTTACGAACCTACGGTGGCGCCTCTGTTATTTATGGTGCTGGCTCTGGCGGGACGCGAGCCGCGCCGAATGCTCTTGCCCCGGACAACACCCTCTTGATTCTTTCGGGAGACGGATACGATGGCGCCAATTGGCCAAGTCAAAAAGCCACCATCAAGTTTAAAGCCGCTGGGAGTTGGGGGGGATCGAGTACTCCGACTTATATGACATTTAGTACGACGCCGATTGGTAGCACAAACCAGGCAGAAAGAATGCGTATTGATTCAAATGGTAATGTGGGAATCGGTATAACGAGTCCGGGTTATACGCTTCATGTGAATGGTCCTGCTGCGGGAACATCGGCATGGCAAACAACGTCCGATAGACGATATAAAAAGAACATTGAGGTATTGCCAGGAGCCTTGGCGAAAATTCTTCGACTCAGAGGTGTTTCGTTCCAATGGAGACAAGAAGATTTTCCATCTATGAAATTCATGGATGGTAATGACATCGGTGTTATTGCTCAGGAAGTAGAAGCTGTTTATCCAGAAGCAGTGACAACAGGAACTAACGGTTATAAAACGGTTGGCTATAGTAAGCTCGTTGCACCGCTGATCGAATCAACTAAAGAACTTTATGGCATGTGCAAAGCCAATGAAGAACAAGTTAAAATGCTTGAAAGAAAAATTGCGTCTTTGGAAGAAGCGGACAGCAAAAAAGAAAATCGCATCCGGACTCTTGAGAATGAAAATGAAGAATTGAAAAAAGATCTCAAGATGATCAAAGAAAAGTTAGGTCTTCAATAA
- a CDS encoding DUF3419 family protein has product MAKEYFSDLNYTLSNEDTRIEFDLLPEGAERVFSIAGSGARCLPLIAKNPKYLDVIDMSVSQLYLCELRLQAMKTLTYEEYLFLMGYRGALQGGSDSGDDREVLFNKLTLSAEAKSYWVERKEGWKPHGFILLGRWESHFQKLGYLFREVLQCDFSKVFEAQSLNEQVELYEKYWPKIRWNSFIRVAASEYVFNKFLYKGHFSGKSEHKTEQRSPSQFIMEEFSRIFKTQLVRKNYFMQILFLGRIAYEEGLPLEAHQHVVEAVKKSKTEIRYLNGNLLEHLPQHPYDFISLSDTISYLDGKDANQILQKLSKETKSGSQMVIRSFMRAPTAIDVTGWKALADKDQWAQNKDGTGVYQFHIFMKS; this is encoded by the coding sequence GTGGCAAAAGAATACTTTTCAGATTTGAATTACACTTTGTCGAACGAAGACACACGCATCGAGTTTGACCTTTTACCCGAAGGCGCGGAACGAGTTTTCAGTATTGCGGGTTCGGGCGCACGCTGTTTGCCTTTGATTGCGAAAAATCCCAAATACTTAGACGTCATCGATATGTCGGTGAGTCAGCTTTATTTATGTGAACTGCGTTTGCAGGCGATGAAGACGCTCACTTACGAAGAATATCTTTTTTTGATGGGATATCGGGGAGCTCTTCAAGGTGGCAGTGATTCCGGCGATGACAGAGAGGTTTTATTTAATAAGCTGACATTGTCTGCAGAGGCGAAGTCCTACTGGGTTGAGCGTAAAGAAGGCTGGAAACCACACGGTTTTATTCTGCTCGGCCGTTGGGAATCTCACTTTCAAAAATTGGGATACTTATTTAGAGAAGTTCTGCAATGCGATTTCAGCAAAGTCTTTGAGGCTCAATCACTTAACGAACAAGTTGAGCTTTATGAAAAATACTGGCCAAAAATTCGCTGGAACAGTTTTATTCGTGTCGCGGCCAGCGAGTACGTTTTTAATAAGTTTTTATATAAAGGACATTTCTCTGGAAAGTCCGAGCATAAGACCGAGCAGCGTTCTCCATCGCAATTTATTATGGAAGAATTTAGTCGCATCTTTAAAACGCAATTGGTGCGCAAAAACTATTTCATGCAGATTTTGTTTTTAGGAAGAATTGCTTACGAAGAAGGCCTTCCGCTGGAAGCACATCAACATGTCGTTGAGGCCGTTAAAAAATCGAAAACCGAAATACGTTATTTAAACGGAAATCTTTTAGAGCATTTGCCGCAACATCCGTACGATTTCATCTCTTTGTCAGACACGATTTCTTATCTGGATGGCAAAGATGCCAATCAGATTTTGCAGAAACTTTCGAAAGAAACCAAATCCGGAAGCCAAATGGTGATTCGTTCTTTCATGCGCGCCCCGACTGCTATTGATGTGACGGGGTGGAAAGCCCTTGCTGACAAAGATCAGTGGGCGCAAAACAAAGACGGCACCGGTGTTTATCAATTTCATATCTTCATGAAGAGCTAG